The DNA segment TGGCCTCTGATGTTAGTTAATTGGCATTGAACAGATTTCATCATTGCTTGTGAACTATACTATCTATTCTCCTGTAATCATTCATATACACACTCATATATTGTACATGTTGTCTCTCACTGGCATACATACATGGACCTCATCCATAGCCTGTTCCACAACTGCGTGACACAAATGTGATTATCACATGAGTTTGGTGCAGCCAAGGATTTGAGTGCAGAATAAAGAGTTGTCTCACTCCTGTgacaaatgatcaccattgcatcttcTATACAACATCTACAGTAAAGAGATTGGGATGGAATTCAATTCTGCTAATTATCTCAAATACTTTAAATCAACATGATTGCTTGCACTGAGAAGTTTCTGGTTTACAAGTAAAACATACTCACTGATGCCGTACCTTTAAAATGATTTATCTATTCATTGAATGAAGCAATCACCCCTATGCCTCTACCACACACATGAGATTAGAGATAGACCAGCACCAGATCATATCTTTGGCTTTCAGCACACAGTGTCTGATAACTGCCAGAGTGAGCTCATCAGCTGCATGTGGGAAGACTTGAGGGTGCAGAACCAGCGTCCCGGCTTCTACATGAAATGAGATTGGGATATTCTCAATCTGGTTCAGAGTTGGTGTGAATCCACAGCACAAATTATGAATAAAGTGGCTGGAGTTTGACCAGATCAGCTGAGACCCTTTAGTGTAGTACATGAAAGATTGTGTGTGCTGGCACCCTCAGACATTCAGTCCTtaaaataacaacttacatttatatgtaGTACCAAAGTTTGTTGTGTGTTTTGTAACCGTCAAAGTGGGATATGGCATTGTTGTAGAATTAAACTTCTCACTGTTTCACTAAACAATAGAATTCAGCACTCCTAGTGCTACAGCAGGGTTGGTGCAGGGTAAACCTTCCTCCACTATTTCCATTTCAGATACAGCAAGGGTGAGATCACTGCACAACATCACTACCTAAGAATTTCTAGGAAGAGGGAAAAACCCTCAAGTCCAACAAGGCTTATAAGTGATTTATGGCCACTGGTTTAAGTGACAGGATAACCCTGGAACCCTTCCCCACAAGGAATCAATACTTTCAGGAGAGGTGGAAAACTGACAAAAAATAATACAACTAAATTAGACTGATATTAAATTTCATATGCAGTATTTCCCACCATCAGAATCAAATGAATTTTGCAATTTTATGCAGGTAATATACCATTTGTTGTATCCTTATACTGTTGTTTTTGATGACAGCTGATTCCCTCAGGTACCAATGACTGGGAATGTACAAATGCCTCAATCTCCTGTTTAGCAGCTGACTTTTCAAGGGTAACATCTGCTTCAGGCAATCAACATAAAACATTTTCTTATATCGTAAATTATAGAAAGTGTTTCATCAGATCCTTTGATTGTGCAGGTAAAGCTGTTCATGAAGTGTTATTATATCATTAAAGGCAGAGGAAATGCATTTATTATCTGGACATCCAACGTAGGATTCTTTTACTCTTGACACTGTAATTAGAGGTAAATACAGCTTGAACACTGAACCTGGCCTTTAGTAATAGTTGCAGAAAGTacttggatcagatcaaactgcgattcactgacaaccaagaacagtttgaagaggacattatctCATTgatccactcacacacacccaatcagcaatcgacctcgctgtcaaccacaaggatgaacccaccatgcccggcagtccaatcagaccagccacaccgcagcgcaACAATGATCCGATCgagtcacccatgccaggacttcaactcaggcgatcaacccggaaatgcagagccctggatcgcctcaacttgtaaataacgcgtacataagactttagggggaatgatgttgtgtatgtaaacattaccaatgtgtaagacttgccaccagggggcacacctgtgggagacccaagggtcacctgcacaccctgggcaagcaggtacaaaAAAGGCAACCTACCATGCTACCtcttcactttggagttacaataaagagaccaaggtcacaacagtttgagtttaagATATACAGTGttatggagttattctaaacgtaacacccAGGACCACTCCTTCTCGACTGTACACTATTGTCCCGCCACCTCTGATGGATCTGTCCTGCTAATGGGACACACAGGACATCCTTGGatagtgatggaggaatctgggacgtgGCTGGaaggtatataagaacataagaacataagaattaggaacaggagtaggccatctagcccctcgagcctgctccgccattcaacaagatcatggctgatctggccgtggactcagctccacttagccgcccgctccccataacccttaattcccttattggttaaaaatctatctatctgtgatttgaatacattcaatgagctagcctcaactgcttccttgggcagagaattccacagattcacaaccctctgggagaagaaattccttctcaactcggttttaaattgtctcccccgtattttgaggctgtgccccctagttctagtctccctgaccagtggaaacaacctctctgcctctatcttgtctatcccttttattatcttaaatgtttctctaagatcacctctcatccttctgaactccaacgagtaaagacccagtctactcaatctgtcatcataaggtaaccccctcatctccggaatcagtctctgtaccccctccaaagctagtatatccttccttaagtaaggtgaccaaaactgcacgcagtactccaggtgcggcctcaccaataccctatacagttgcagaaggacctccctgcttttgtactccatccctctcgcaatgaaggccaacattccattcaccttcctgattacctgctgcacctgcaaactaactttttgggattcatgcacaaggacccccaggtccctctgcaccgcagcatgttgtaatttctccctattcaaataatattcccttttactgtgttttttttccaaggtggatgacctcacactttccgacattgtattccatctgccaaaccttagcccattcgcttaacctatctaaatctctttgcagcctccctctgtcctctacacaacccgctttcccactaatctttgtgtcatctgcaaattttgttacactacactctgtcccctcttccaggtcatctatgtatattgtaaacagttgtggtcccagcaccgatccctgtggcacaccactaaccaccgatttccaacccaaaaaggacccatttataccgactctctgctttctgttaggcagccaattctctatccatgctaatacatttcctctgactccgcgtacctttatcttctgcagtaaccttttgtgtggcaccttatcgaatgccttttggaaatctaagtacaccacatccatcggtacacctctatccaccatgctcgttatatcctcaaagaattccagtaaattagttttaaacatgatttccccttcatgaatccatgctgcgtctgcttgattgcactattcctatctagatgtcccgctatttcttccttaatgatagcttcaagcattttccccactacagatgttaaactatgaTTCTGTGACTACGACTATGTCAAGTTGTTACTTGATTAGTCCgttggacagctctcccaattttggcacaagtccccagatgttagtgaggaggactttgcagtgtttactgggctgggtgtgccgctgTCGTGTCCAAATCTGATGCCTATGTCGATGCCGGGTGCTCCATCCGGTTTAATTCTTATTGTTTTTCCTATCGGTGTTGACATAGGGCCAGAAATCCTGCAGAGCTGCTCTGCTGTTGTAAGAGTGGTAGAGCAGTATGCCCACCCATCCACATGCTTGGCTAGCAACCCTATCTGAAATGGAGGGACAGGGTCATTTTCATAGTTCAGATGGGCTGCAAGGGAGCTTCAGCAGCACCCGCCCCAATCTGACCTTCTAAGGCAGATGTGCCCCACACAGCCCTAATAGGCCAAAGATAATAAAGTGGCTGCAGAAGCCTTCGTCTTTAAGATGAGCCATTTTTCTTCAAGCCATAAGGTAATTGACCCCCTACCAGATTAATTCCCTTAGTCTGGGTAAATTTTGGGATTTTTCAAAAGGGCTCAAATTCACTCAGGCCATCTCTCAGCTGAGAAGAGTTCCGCAGAGGCTTTTTAAGGGCGGAATTTCCAGTGTAGTTGAGAAAATCCCTTCAACACCttcaagagagggaggggaaaaacAACTTAGAAAACATGTTTTTAAATTGTTGAAATCACAGAACGGGTAGTAGTGTCAAACTCATTAATTCAAAGTAAAACTTTCTGCCACATGTGTGCTTGGTAAGGCAAAGTTTTGTAGAAGCTGATTTTTTGACCAGATTATTTTCCAATGTTTTGTGTACCAGCAGTACAACACTATTTGGTTCCTGACCATTGAAGTGTTCAAGTGGGTCACGGAGACAAGGAAACACGATCCTTTACCAACATTTTGGGCATCAGGACTTTGAATAAAAAAATAAGGAAATAAAATGAATGCCAAGCCATAAACAATCTTGCCAAACAATCATTTATTTTTCTTCCCTTTGTCTTCCAGTGGCACATAATTCAATAAAATAGTCATAGCCTTGAATCTAATCATGGGGTTCGGatcgtgccagttcattggatatattcaagagggagttagatatggcccttacggctaaagggatcaaggggtatggtgagaaagcaggaaaggggtactgagggaaagatcagccatgatcttatcgcatggtggtgcaggctcgaagggccgaatggcctactcctgcacctattttctatgtttctatctatagaATAATGGATCCCTATTTTGAGTTACAGGCTGAACTCTAATCGAGAGATTTGGATGGTTTTCATATGGAACAATTTCCATTTATGATaaattaatttcacctttaagaagtCTATTCCCATGGGGCAAGCCAATTTCAATTGGATGAGCAGCACTGCTGGTGAGTATGTGATAAGAGATCCAGCAAGGGACCTATCTCAGTAAAATTTGGAGTGTTAATGAGATTCTCACTGGCAATCTTCATTCACCACTTAATGTGACCCTCTGTAAATCAGGTGCACTGACATGTAGACCCAATTTTACAGACTACACTCACTGGCAGTCAGGCTCTATATCTAGAGCAGAATCTCACAAAATTGGGGCTTAGAATAATGGATCCCCAGGATTGAGTTACAGCATAGAATCTAATCAAAGAGCTTGGATAGTTCATACCTAATGGAAGAAATCCATATCAGAAATGTATACACATGTTGTGTGTGATTTTCTAATCTTTATTTTAAATGGCTGGAAAATTGTGTGCAGCATGTGCTCATATTGTTAATATCTGTTCCCAATGGCTAAGCCTCCCTGCCAAAAGAGGTGGATTTTGGAGCCGAGCCTCCAATACAGCAATTTGTTATATTATATACTGGTGATATGGTGCATGCGTGTGTGTTAGTATGTATGTTTTGATGCATTTGCTCATGTTGGTGCATGTGTGTGTTGGTGCATATAGGTGCTGGCATGTATCATGTGTGACTGGCCACATGTGTGTATACTGGTTTACATGTTTATATGTCTTTGTAGGAAACCTAACAAAAGAAACAGAAACTTAAGTGAAGAAGATTTTTTTAAACACCAACTACaataacttgtttttatatagaaacatagaaaataggtgcatgagtaggccattcggctcttcgaacctgcactaccattcaataagatcatggctgatcattcacctcagtacccctttcctgctttctctccataccccttgatccctttagccgtaagggccatatctaactccctcttgaatatatccaacgaactggcatcaacaactctctgcggtaggaattccacagattaacaactctctgagtgaagaagtttctcctcatctcagtcctaaatggcttaccccttatccttagactgtgtcccctggttctggacttccccaacatcgggaacattcttcctgcatctaacctgtccagtcccatcagaatttgatatgttactatgatatcccctctcatccttctaaactccagtgaataaaggcccagttgatccagtctctcctcatatgtcagtcccgccatcccgggaattagtctggtgaaccttcgctgcacttcctcaatagcaagaacgtccttccccagattaggagaccaaaactgaacacaatattccaggtgaggcctcaccaaggccctgtacaactgcagtaagacctccctgctcctgtactcaaaacccctagctatgaaggccaacataccatttgccttcttcaccgcctgctgtacctgcatgccaactttcaatgactgatgaaccatgacacccaggtctcgttgcacctccccttttcctaatctgccgccattcatataataatctgccttcgtgtttttgcccccaaagtggataacctcacatttatccacattatacctcatctgccatgcatttgcccactcacctaatctatccaagtctccctgcagcctcttagcgtcctcctcacagctcacaccgccacccagtttagtgtcatgtgcaaacttggagatattacactcaactccttcatctaaatcattaatgtatattgtaaatgagccctgcggcaccccactagtcactgcctgccattctgaaaaggacccatttatccctactctctgcttcctgtctgccaaccagttctctattcacgtcagtacattacccccaataccatgtgctttaattttgcacactaatctcgtgtgggaccttgtcaaaggccttttgaaagtccaaatacaccacgtccactggttctatagtgcctttaacgtagtgaagtgtcccaaggcgcttcacaggagtattatgagatttaaaacatttgacaccgagccgcataagtagaaattagcataggtgaccaaaagcttggtcaaagagatatgttttaaggagcatcttgaggaaggaaagagaggtagagaggcaaagagttttcggcagggagttccagagcttggggcctaggcaataaaaggcacggccaacaatggttgagaattataatcagggatgttcaggagagcagaattagaggagcacagacatctcagggggttgtggggctggaggagattacagagatagtgaggggccagAGCATGGAATAGCAATAGTTTCATTTGGGGTAAAGAAACAAAGGGACAGCGATCAAAAACATCCAGTGGGAAGTATCAGTTGATCCTTACCAAGGAGTGTATGCACCCAGACACATACAGGGAGAAATCTGCAGCATCACAGGCACTCACATTTCAGTCTGGTGCAGTGACTGACATAAGAAACTATCATGGACATCACAACAAGACCTACTGATCATTAGCATCACAGGAAATATCCCTATGTCAGTCACATCAAAACTTCTATCAGTAATGTTTTTAAATTGTTCTTTACAAGAAAGACACAAGTAATTTACGTAAAGGCTGACTTTCATCTTAATTACTTTCATCGTGGAATGAGTAATTAAGATCAAAACAATCAGACGGATTCCAGACCCATTTAAACACATGGTGTTGTGGTTTTTGTTTGAAATTAGATACATCAAAATAGGTCACAGTCCTAAACCAAGTTTGGAGGCATACATGCCGATCGTCAGCATTTTATGCTGACATCAATGTTTTAGGGGCTCACTCAGGATGTCAATGACAAAAACATTTATAGTAGCCGAGCTCCTCTCCCTCCAATCCTACTCCTCTCAAATCTGGGTTTGCTCCCTCTGTTTACTATAGATAGGAACTTCTGCAAGAACAGGAGTTCCCGATAACAGTATGTAGAGGCCACAATCCTGGTTATTAGTGCTGCGAGTACTATTGAGAGGGAACAGGGACCTTCATTAGCCATCAGACTGAGGTAGGAGCAGGTGAGGAGAGAATGGATGGCAGTGAAGTGGAAGAGGGGAGAATGGAGAGCAGGTAAAGAGTTTTGGAGAGAATGGATGGCAGTGAAAGATGGAGAAGTGGATTGCAGTAAAGGGGAGTGGATGGGTGAAAATGGAATGGATGGAAATGGATTTTATGTTGAAAATCAATTTTAAATTTTTCCTTTCTCAAAGATTCAAAATCAATAATTGTGACATATAAAAGTGCATAAAATGAACTAGAATGCATAATTTTAGTATATAAATTCAATATTTTTCTGAACCCCTTCCTCCTAGCCCCATATGGATTCGGTCCTAAAGATATTCTTCTTTCTCTCATCCCTTAGCTTGCGCGTTGCGCAACTCCTCATTCTCGATAATAGCCAACCAAAATCACTCATCCATTCTAGCCCTGAACCCCCAATTCTCTGCAGCTTTCCCCCCATCTTTCTCCCTGCCTTCTCCAAGTTTATCTTGTCTATGAGATTCATTTCAGTTCCCTTGTCTACTTCTAACTACCCAACTCCCCATCCTAGCTTCCATACTAGCTGATATTACCCCCTCAGGCACCGTTCTTTTCCCCTTCACAACCAACTTTATCAATCCCTCCTCAAAAATCTCACCCTCAACCCATACTTCCTCACCAATTACtatcccatctccaacttccctttcctctctaagATCCTTCAACATGTTATCGCCTCCCAGCTCTGTGCCCATAGCTCTTGTAATTCTGAGTTTTGCTCTTTTTGTATCAAAAAAGTCAACACCACAAATGTCATCCTCCATAACTGTGACCAGGGTgctttatccctcctcatcctcctgtgcCTCTCTGCGGCATTTGAATGcttgaccataccatcctcctccaatgtttCTCCTCAATCATCCAGTTTTGTGGGATTGTTTGCACATGGTTTAATTCCTATCGATCTGAATGTAGCCAGTGCATCGCCAGCAATAGCTTCTCTTTTCTCCCTGCGCTATCACCTCTGGGGTCTCCCAAAGATCTTGGTCCCCTCCTCTTGTTCATCTATGTGTCATCATCCACAGACATGGAGTCAGCTTGCACTGATGATACCTAGCTcttcctctccaccacctctctcaacccttcAATTGCCTCTGTGCATTCGGAGTGCTTCTCTGATTCACAATTTCCTCTAGCTTATTGAAAAGACTTAAGTCATCATCCTCTTCTCCAACTTCAAATTCCACTCCCTTGTCACCgattccatctccctccctggaCACTAGCTTAGGCTCAACCAGACCATCTATACTCTTGAGGTCCTGTTCAATATTGAGCTTAGTTTAAGATTCCATTTCTTTTCTGTCACAAAGACCACTGCTGCAACATTACTTGCCTCTGGTTCTATCTCAGCTCCTTTGGTCCTGAACCCCCCGATATAGGCATTTGTTACCTCCAATGCTCTCTTTTTAGCCTCCCTTCCTGCAGCCTCCATAAATTTAAGCTTGTCCAAATCTCTTCTGTATGCATCCTGTCCCCTACTAATTCTCACTCATACATCACCCCAtccttgctaacctacattggctccccatccCGACACATTAAATTTAGAATCCTCATCTTTGTCTTTAAAACCCTCCATGGTCTATCCACACGCTATCTTCTCCAACTCCTACATTCTTTCCTCCGAATACGCTGCTTCTTTGGCTCTGGAGATTTGTGCATCATCCGCCTCTCTTCGCCCACTGCTAATGACAGAGCCTTTAGCCTCCTGGATCCCactcactggaattccctccctaaatctctctgcatctccacctccctctcctcctttaaaaaccTTTTCAAACCCATCTCTTGACCCAGACTTTTGGTCACTTCACCTAATTTCTCCCTTCCTGGCTCAACATCTGTTTTCTTTatgtttctgtgaagtgccttgagatgacttttacatataaatgcaagttttgttgctgtgtgtctgtgtgtccgtgtCTCTGTATGTTTATAAGCAAATAATTGTATGCACTGGGAAGCTGCCCAGAGACTGGAAAGTGTTTGTAAATCCATTGCTTGTTTGCAAGGTCCTTTTGCCAGTCCCAGTGCTAATTTTGATCTCAGGATGATCCACTCGTGTCATTTATTTTCTTGTTTGAAATGCAGTAGTGAAATTGCAATTGTTCTATTCAAATAAAAATAAGGTCATATTATTTCCTCATAAGATTTATTTCCTCACTATACAATAGTCATGAATTTCATTAGATACCGGCTTCATAAAGAATTTTTTTTGTGTAAACATACTGTTAAATATCTGCATCATACCCAGATTTCAGTCACTAAGAAAGTTTCTGCTGTGTCCTCTTCTCTTTTCAGGCTTATATACAAATTCTGTCTTGAGGGAGGAGGAGAAATAATCGAGGCACCAGATGAAAACGTCATTGTACACAATCTCTATGACAGCGTCCATTGTTTGTACAGCAAGCTTTTGTTCAAATAAGTCTTCACTATGTTATACTTTTGTGAATATTATATTTTAAAGCAGTGAGGAACCCTTCATCGTTCTGGCCTTCCTGTTTCCATCTGTTCACCCGCCAATCCTTAGAGGCGCATTGGCTTGATGAGAAAGCATCCATAGTGCATAAATCAATAGTGTACTTCAAGTGAAAATGCATCACTACATCACTTGTGTCCAATGGAAAAGATCTATAGCTCGTCCCAAAAAAGGTCTGGTGAACAATGTTTCACAAAGACAATGTTGATTGGGTTGGATTTATTGCATCAAGTAGCTAGTTAGCTGCTTAGCTCACCAAGTTCACTGAAGGGCGAGGACGATTTTGACTCTCCGTCACTATTGCCTTCTCTCCTTGGTGTAGGGCTGGGAAGCTTATGGATCTCCACAGCCCTTGGAGACAGGGACCCTCTCTCTTTAGTCTCCGAGGGGTTCAGTAACTCCTGAAGGTGTTTGATGTAGCTGATAGCAGCCCTTAAGGTCTCCACTTTGCTGAGTCTTTTGTCTGTAAAATCCTCAGGGAGATGCTCCCTGAGCCGTGCGTAGCCTTCATTGACATAGCGCACCCTCTGCCGTTCCCTTTCATTGCGTTTCCTGATAAAAGCCGGCTCAAAGGAATAATCGTAGATCCCCAAGTGGCTGCGGAAAGGTAGGTAAGACAGTCTGCTGGCATATCCTTCACGGTATGAGCCTTCCAGGTATGCAGGGTCAACAGGAAAAGGTAATGGCAACCCCTCTGCAAAGGGCACCCCAAAGCAATCATGTACCCTAGCCACGGGCACCCCCATGGGTCTTGGGTAGGGAATTCTTTCCAATGTTGATCCTTGCTGATCGCCATCCATTTCAAATTCAGGTGCTTGAGCACAGTAGCTCACTTTTCACTTTATGGCAATTTGCTGTCAAAGATTCTGTAAAGGTTGGTAATGGCAATATTCCCAGTTTGAACTTCTCAAACGCACGGTAGGTCACATTAGTTTCTCTCAAACATCAGGAAAAAGATGGATAAATGTTAAATGGCAGAGAGGACAATAGCTGTTGTGTATCCTTGATGGAAtagtctgttccaaaatgaaaataGAAAGAGTGTCAGTTACACCAAAAAGTTAAATTGTTTTTCTCTGAATTTATGCCAGTACTTAAATATTCAGAACATCAATTACCATCATGGGTATATTATAGCAAACAATGTTTTAACATTTTGATACAAGTAACAGTTCATTGGGTTTTATATATGATACATAATGACGGTATAGAAGGAGGCAGATTATAACAAGGACAAATGGCTCATAAATTAACTTTGGTGGTTACTGAGAATGCAGAAAGACCTGGTGGATTTACACTGTGGGACTaaccaaggaaagaaagaaagatttgcatttatttggcacctttcacgacctcaggatgtccaaaagcactttacagccaatgaagtacttatgaagtgtagtcactgtggtaatataggaaacgcgacaGGCAATTTGCATACagaaagctcctacaaacagcaatgtgataatgaccaaataatctgttttctttagtaatgttgattgagggataaatattggccaagacaccaggtcaactcccctgctcgtctacaAAATAGTGCTgttggatcttttatatccaccagaGAGAGTAggcggggccccggtttaacatctcatctaaaagacagcacctctgacagtgcagcactccctcagtactttgctggagtgtcagcctagatttttgtgctcaagtccctggagtgcgacttgaacccacaaccttctgactcagaggcaagagtgctactcaatgttccctctaatttttctttGGCACGTGcagtccctttaacgggctgcgcaggCCTTTCAACATTCCGCGCATGCACCATTTTTCTATTTATAAGCCGGCTCACCGGCTGCGCGGGATCTCCAGAGTGTTGCTCAGCCAtgtggccacacagcttaaagggaacattggtcctgaTGTATGCCCCAACAACCCTGGGTCTGCAACTTTGTTTGCTGCACTATGCTTGTAGGGAGAGGTTTTGAACAAATATTAAATGTTCTCAATTGTGAaaatggggaattttaacccctcCTTGCCCAGCAGAaactgagtgggggtggggggagcggcagTTAAAATTGAGCAGGAAATTTTAACAGTTAGCCAAGGACAGCCACCCAAAGTCAATGGGGTCCttgtttaaatatgcaaatcaagTCCTGATGACACGATCGGGACCCGACTGCAATATTAACCCCAGGCGTGCACTTCCCTGCCAGGCCAAACCTGCCGAGAACAGGAACCGAGGCTAGAAAAGACCCAACAAGATAGGTTTTTGAAAAACAATTAAGtattcttgtgggccaggaggagcaggagtgcaggGCTGTGCCTCACAAGGAAACTTTGGACCTCTGCTGCCCTGGGCTTCCGTTTCCACACCCCCTGCGTCCCCCCACCTCACGACCATGATTGCCTCCGGACTTCCCTCCACCATCCTGATGCTGGGGAACGTTTCCTTGGG comes from the Pristiophorus japonicus isolate sPriJap1 chromosome 15, sPriJap1.hap1, whole genome shotgun sequence genome and includes:
- the LOC139281483 gene encoding achaete-scute homolog 4-like yields the protein MDGDQQGSTLERIPYPRPMGVPVARVHDCFGVPFAEGLPLPFPVDPAYLEGSYREGYASRLSYLPFRSHLGIYDYSFEPAFIRKRNERERQRVRYVNEGYARLREHLPEDFTDKRLSKVETLRAAISYIKHLQELLNPSETKERGSLSPRAVEIHKLPSPTPRREGNSDGESKSSSPFSELGELSS